In Trichocoleus desertorum NBK24, the following are encoded in one genomic region:
- the rpsC gene encoding 30S ribosomal protein S3 — protein MGQKIHPVGFRLGTTQEHRSRWFAEPNRYPELLQEDYKIRQFVQKNLNNAGISEIRVERKADQIDLEIRTARPGVVVGRGGTGIESLRAGLQAALGSSDRQIRINVVEVARVDADAALIAEYIAQQLERRVSFRRVVRQAIQRAQRAGIEGIRIQVSGRLNGAEIARPEWTREGRVPLHTLRADIDYSYRTAQTIYGVLGIKVWVFKGEIIPGQEEPAPAGNTQPRRRQQRRRQQFEDRSNEG, from the coding sequence GTGGGACAGAAAATTCATCCAGTTGGTTTTCGTTTGGGTACAACCCAAGAACACCGCTCTCGTTGGTTCGCTGAACCTAACCGTTACCCAGAGCTTTTGCAGGAAGACTACAAAATTCGCCAGTTTGTCCAGAAAAATCTGAACAATGCTGGTATCTCTGAAATTCGAGTCGAGCGCAAAGCCGATCAAATCGATTTAGAAATTCGTACTGCTCGTCCTGGCGTCGTTGTAGGACGTGGTGGTACTGGGATCGAATCTCTGCGCGCTGGGCTACAAGCAGCACTGGGCAGCAGCGATCGCCAAATTCGCATCAACGTTGTAGAAGTTGCTCGTGTAGATGCAGATGCAGCTCTGATCGCTGAATATATTGCTCAACAGCTAGAGCGTCGGGTTTCTTTCCGACGAGTAGTGCGTCAAGCAATCCAAAGAGCGCAACGAGCTGGAATTGAAGGGATCAGAATTCAAGTGAGCGGTCGCTTGAATGGAGCAGAAATTGCTCGTCCTGAGTGGACTCGTGAAGGTAGAGTTCCCCTTCATACCCTACGTGCCGATATTGATTATTCCTATCGCACCGCTCAAACCATTTATGGAGTGTTAGGGATCAAAGTTTGGGTATTCAAGGGTGAAATCATCCCTGGACAAGAAGAACCCGCTCCCGCAGGAAACACTCAGCCTCGTCGTCGTCAGCAACGCCGCCGTCAGCAGTTTGAAGACCGCTCTAATGAAGGTTGA
- the rplV gene encoding 50S ribosomal protein L22, with the protein MAVDTTEVKAIARYIRMSPHKVRRVLDQIRGRSYREALIILEFMPYRACEPVLKVLRSAVANAEHNAGLDPATLVVSQAFADQGSTLKRFRPRAQGRAYQIRKPTCHITVAVAPQGDA; encoded by the coding sequence ATGGCTGTTGATACAACTGAAGTAAAAGCGATCGCACGCTACATCCGCATGTCCCCCCACAAGGTTCGGCGGGTTCTAGATCAAATCCGGGGTCGGTCTTATCGAGAAGCGCTGATTATTCTGGAATTTATGCCCTATCGGGCTTGTGAGCCTGTACTTAAAGTTTTACGCTCTGCGGTTGCTAATGCTGAGCACAATGCTGGACTTGACCCAGCTACCTTGGTGGTTAGCCAAGCCTTTGCTGACCAAGGTTCTACCTTAAAGCGCTTCAGACCTCGGGCTCAGGGTCGCGCCTATCAAATTCGTAAACCTACCTGCCACATTACTGTAGCGGTTGCGCCTCAAGGGGATGCATAG